In Athalia rosae chromosome 6, iyAthRosa1.1, whole genome shotgun sequence, one DNA window encodes the following:
- the LOC105691739 gene encoding collagen alpha-1(I) chain-like isoform X34, with the protein MKTWSLWIALLAIARTSLAEEGYVYDRPKNPLITGQPGGTTGPGGPGAGKPQGPQGGYPGSGQGPQNPQGGPSPGGFPGQGGSPGSPGKPQNQGPSPGYPSGGQGYPSGGQGPSSGYPSGRPGGQGPSSGFPSGGQGPSGNYPSSGQGPSSGYPSGRPGGQGPSGGQGPSSGYPSGRPGGQGPSGGQGPSSGYPSGRPGGQGPSGGQGPSGNYPSGGQGPSGGQGPSSGYPSGRPGGQGPSGGQGPSGNYPSGGQGPSTGYPGGQGPSGGKGPQGPGGYPSGGQGPSGGFPSGGQGPSGGFPSGGQGPSGGKGPQGPGGYPSGGQGPSGGFPSGGQGPSGGFPSGGQGPSGGFPSGGQGPSGNSNQGGFPGSPGNFPAGQPVQYDDGNYDDGDYSAIPGEPGRDYPIYSEIPETGFRCDSQQWPGYYADVEAQCQVFHICSNNQTYDFLCPNGTIFHQEYFVCVWWNQFDCASASSLFYLNENLYDYSIIGSPAPQGPPGGYQQGGNQQGQTGSSYPSNQGPQGGNGPSGPGGYPGSGNQNNNGPLGPSGPSGPQGQGYPQGPQGGSSPGGYPGGNFPGNNRPQGPSGPSGPSGQGYPQGPQGGSGPGGYPGSGSPGGNKPQGPSGPSGYPQGPQGGSGPGGYPGSGAPGGNKPQGPSGPSGQGYPQGPQGGSGPGGYPGSGSPGGNKPQGPSGPSGYPQGPQGGSGPGGYPGSGAPGGNKPQGPSGPSGQGYPQGPQGGSGPGGYPGSGSPGGNKPQGPSGPSGYPQGPQGGNGPSSGYPGSGFPQYPQGGSGPGGFPGNNRPQGPSGPSTPPQQGQEGYPSGRPSGPGFPTGPSTPGGFPGGKVPQSDNPFPSDGPSKPDREYLPPRAG; encoded by the exons ATGAAGACGTGGTCGCTGTGGATAG CCTTACTGGCTATCGCCCGCACATCTTTG GCAGAAGAAGGTTACGTTTACGACCGACCGAAGAATCCTTTGATAACTGGACAGCCCGGAGGCACTACGGGACCAGGAGGTCCTGGCGCAGGAAAGCCGCAAGGTCCTCAGGGTGGATATCCCGGATCTGGACAAGGACCTCAGAATCCTCAGGGGGGACCGTCTCCGGGTGGATTCCCTGGGCAAGGAGGATCTCCGGGTTCTCCGGGAAAACCACAGAATCAAGGACCGAGTCCCGGATATCCCTCTGGTGGACAAGGATATCCGAGTGGTGGACAAGGACCGTCTTCTGGATATCCGAGCGGTCGTCCTGGCGGACAGGGACCATCGTCTGGATTTCCGAGTGGCGGACAAGGACCTAGTGGAAATTATCCCAGTAGTGGACAAGGACCATCTTCTGGATATCCGAGTGGTCGTCCTGGCGGACAAGGACCAAGTGGTGGACAAG GACCATCTTCTGGATATCCGAGCGGTCGTCCTGGCGGACAAGGACCAAGTGGTGGACAAG GACCATCTTCTGGATATCCGAGCGGTCGTCCTGGCGGACAAGGACCAAGTGGTGGACAAGGTCCCAGTGGAAATTATCCAAGTGGAGGACAGGGACCGAGTGGCGGACAAGGACCATCTTCTGGATATCCGAGCGGTCGTCCTGGCGGACAAGGACCAAGTGGTGGACAAGGTCCCAGTGGAAATTATCCAAGTGGAGGACAGGGACCATCGACTGGATATCCTGGAGGACAAGGACCGAGTGGTGGAAAGGGTCCTCAAGGACCAGGAGGCTATCCTAGCGGCGGACAAGGGCCAAGTGGAGGTTTCCCCAGTGGTGGACAAGGACCCAGCGGTGGATTCCCTAGTGGTGGACAAGGACCGAGTGGTGGAAAGGGTCCTCAAGGACCAGGAGGCTATCCTAGCGGCGGACAAGGGCCAAGTGGAGGTTTCCCCAGTGGTGGACAAGGACCCAGCGGCGGATTCCCCAGTGGTGGACAAGGACCCAGCGGCGGATTCCCTAGTGGTGGACAAGGACCGAGTGGAAATTCAAATCAGGGCGGTTTTCCAGGATCTCCGGGAAATTTCCCCGCTGGTCAACCGGTACAGTATGATGACGGCAATTACGACGACGGCGATTATTCCGCGATACCTGGTGAGCCTGGCCGTGATTATCCTATCTATTCTGAAATCCCTGAGACCGGATTTAGGTGCGACTCTCAACAGTGGCCAGGATACTATGCTGACGTTGAAGCGCAATGTCAAGTTTTCCACATTTGTTCTAATAATCAAACATACGATTTTCTGTGTCCAAACGGGACGATATTCCACCAAGAATACTTCGTCTGTGTCTGGTGGAATCAATTCGACTGTGCTTCCGCGTCTAGTTTGTTCTATCTAAACGAGAATCTCTACGATTACTCGATCATCGGATCTCCCGCGCCACAAGGACCCCCGGGTGGCTATCAACAAGGTGGAAATCAGCAAGGACAAACAGGATCTTCTTATCCATCGAATCAAGGACCTCAAGGTGGCAACGGGCCCAGTGGTCCAGGCGGGTATCCCGGTTCAGGAAACCAGAATAACAACGGACCTCTAGGCCCATCAGGTCCATCGGGTCCTCAAGGACAAGGTTATCCTCAGGGTCCTCAAGGAGGTAGTAGCCCGGGTGGATACCCTGGTGGAAATTTCCCTGGCAACAACAGACCTCAAGGGCCATCAGGACCATCGGGTCCTTCGGGACAAGGATACCCTCAAGGTCCCCAGGGAGGTAGTGGTCCAGGAGGATATCCCGGTTCAGGTTCTCCGGGAGGAAATAAGCCACAAGGTCCATCGGGTCCTTCGGGATATCCCCAAGGTCCGCAGGGAGGTAGTGGTCCAGGAGGATATCCAGGTTCAGGTGCCCCGGGAGGAAACAAGCCACAAGGCCCATCGGGTCCTTCGGGACAAGGATACCCTCAAGGTCCCCAGGGAGGTAGTGGTCCAGGAGGATATCCCGGTTCAGGTTCTCCAGGTGGAAACAAGCCACAAGGCCCATCGGGTCCTTCGGGATACCCCCAAGGTCCGCAGGGAGGTAGTGGTCCAGGAGGATATCCAGGTTCAGGTGCCCCAGGAGGAAACAAGCCACAAGGACCATCGGGTCCTTCGGGACAAGGATACCCTCAAGGTCCCCAGGGAGGTAGCGGTCCAGGAGGATATCCCGGCTCAGGTTCTCCGGGAGGAAACAAGCCACAAGGGCCATCGGGTCCTTCGGGATACCCTCAAGGACCGCAAGGGGGGAACGGACCTTCGAGTGGTTACCCTGGTTCGGGATTCCCACAATATCCCCAGGGAGGAAGCGGTCCAGGAGGTTTCCCTGGAAACAACAGACCCCAGGGACCCTCGGGCCCATCGACTCCACCCCAACAAGGACAAGAAGGCTATCCGAGCGGTAGACCGAGCGGCCCAGGATTCCCAACCGGTCCATCGACTCCCGGAGGTTTTCCAGGAGGAAAAGTTCCGCAATCCGACAACCCATTCCCATCGGACGGACCTTCGAAACCAGACCGTGAATATCTACCACCCCGAGCCGGATAA
- the LOC105691739 gene encoding collagen alpha-1(I) chain-like isoform X22, whose translation MKTWSLWIALLAIARTSLAEEGYVYDRPKNPLITGQPGGTTGPGGPGAGKPQGPQGGYPGSGQGPQNPQGGPSPGGFPGQGGSPGSPGKPQNQGPSPGYPSGGQGYPSGGQGPSSGYPSGRPGGQGPSSGFPSGGQGPSGNYPSSGQGPSSGYPSGRPGGQGPSGGQGPSGGQGPSGNYPSGGQGPSGGQGPSSGYPSGRPGGQGPSGGQGPSGNYPSGGQGPSSGYPSGRPGGQGPSGGQGPSSGYPSGRPGGQGPSGGQGPSGNYPSGGQGPSGGQGPSSGYPSGRPGGQGPSGGQGPSGNYPSGGQGPSTGYPGGQGPSGGKGPQGPGGYPSGGQGPSGGFPSGGQGPSGGFPSGGQGPSGGKGPQGPGGYPSGGQGPSGGFPSGGQGPSGGFPSGGQGPSGGFPSGGQGPSGNSNQGGFPGSPGNFPAGQPVQYDDGNYDDGDYSAIPGEPGRDYPIYSEIPETGFRCDSQQWPGYYADVEAQCQVFHICSNNQTYDFLCPNGTIFHQEYFVCVWWNQFDCASASSLFYLNENLYDYSIIGSPAPQGPPGGYQQGGNQQGQTGSSYPSNQGPQGGNGPSGPGGYPGSGNQNNNGPLGPSGPSGPQGQGYPQGPQGGSSPGGYPGGNFPGNNRPQGPSGPSGPSGQGYPQGPQGGSGPGGYPGSGSPGGNKPQGPSGPSGYPQGPQGGSGPGGYPGSGAPGGNKPQGPSGPSGQGYPQGPQGGSGPGGYPGSGSPGGNKPQGPSGPSGYPQGPQGGSGPGGYPGSGAPGGNKPQGPSGPSGQGYPQGPQGGSGPGGYPGSGSPGGNKPQGPSGPSGYPQGPQGGNGPSSGYPGSGFPQYPQGGSGPGGFPGNNRPQGPSGPSTPPQQGQEGYPSGRPSGPGFPTGPSTPGGFPGGKVPQSDNPFPSDGPSKPDREYLPPRAG comes from the exons ATGAAGACGTGGTCGCTGTGGATAG CCTTACTGGCTATCGCCCGCACATCTTTG GCAGAAGAAGGTTACGTTTACGACCGACCGAAGAATCCTTTGATAACTGGACAGCCCGGAGGCACTACGGGACCAGGAGGTCCTGGCGCAGGAAAGCCGCAAGGTCCTCAGGGTGGATATCCCGGATCTGGACAAGGACCTCAGAATCCTCAGGGGGGACCGTCTCCGGGTGGATTCCCTGGGCAAGGAGGATCTCCGGGTTCTCCGGGAAAACCACAGAATCAAGGACCGAGTCCCGGATATCCCTCTGGTGGACAAGGATATCCGAGTGGTGGACAAGGACCGTCTTCTGGATATCCGAGCGGTCGTCCTGGCGGACAGGGACCATCGTCTGGATTTCCGAGTGGCGGACAAGGACCTAGTGGAAATTATCCCAGTAGTGGACAAGGACCATCTTCTGGATATCCGAGTGGTCGTCCTGGCGGACAAGGACCAAGTGGTGGACAAGGTCCCAGTGGTGGACAAGGTCCCAGTGGAAATTATCCAAGTGGAGGACAGGGACCGAGTGGCGGACAAGGACCATCTTCAGGATATCCGAGTGGTCGTCCTGGCGGACAAGGACCAAGTGGTGGACAAGGTCCCAGTGGAAATTATCCAAGTGGAGGACAGGGACCATCTTCTGGATATCCGAGCGGCCGTCCTGGCGGACAAGGACCCAGTGGTGGACAAGGACCATCTTCTGGATACCCGAGCGGTCGTCCTGGCGGACAAGGTCCCAGTGGTGGACAAG GTCCCAGTGGAAATTATCCAAGTGGAGGACAGGGACCGAGTGGCGGACAAGGACCATCTTCTGGATATCCGAGCGGTCGTCCTGGCGGACAAGGACCAAGTGGTGGACAAGGTCCCAGTGGAAATTATCCAAGTGGAGGACAGGGACCATCGACTGGATATCCTGGAGGACAAGGACCGAGTGGTGGAAAGGGTCCTCAAGGACCAGGAGGCTATCCTAGCGGCGGACAAGGGCCAAGTGGAGGTTTCCCCAGTGGTGGACAAGGACCCAGCGGTGGATTCCCTAGTGGTGGACAAGGACCGAGTGGTGGAAAGGGTCCTCAAGGACCAGGAGGCTATCCTAGCGGCGGACAAGGGCCAAGTGGAGGTTTCCCCAGTGGTGGACAAGGACCCAGCGGCGGATTCCCCAGTGGTGGACAAGGACCCAGCGGCGGATTCCCTAGTGGTGGACAAGGACCGAGTGGAAATTCAAATCAGGGCGGTTTTCCAGGATCTCCGGGAAATTTCCCCGCTGGTCAACCGGTACAGTATGATGACGGCAATTACGACGACGGCGATTATTCCGCGATACCTGGTGAGCCTGGCCGTGATTATCCTATCTATTCTGAAATCCCTGAGACCGGATTTAGGTGCGACTCTCAACAGTGGCCAGGATACTATGCTGACGTTGAAGCGCAATGTCAAGTTTTCCACATTTGTTCTAATAATCAAACATACGATTTTCTGTGTCCAAACGGGACGATATTCCACCAAGAATACTTCGTCTGTGTCTGGTGGAATCAATTCGACTGTGCTTCCGCGTCTAGTTTGTTCTATCTAAACGAGAATCTCTACGATTACTCGATCATCGGATCTCCCGCGCCACAAGGACCCCCGGGTGGCTATCAACAAGGTGGAAATCAGCAAGGACAAACAGGATCTTCTTATCCATCGAATCAAGGACCTCAAGGTGGCAACGGGCCCAGTGGTCCAGGCGGGTATCCCGGTTCAGGAAACCAGAATAACAACGGACCTCTAGGCCCATCAGGTCCATCGGGTCCTCAAGGACAAGGTTATCCTCAGGGTCCTCAAGGAGGTAGTAGCCCGGGTGGATACCCTGGTGGAAATTTCCCTGGCAACAACAGACCTCAAGGGCCATCAGGACCATCGGGTCCTTCGGGACAAGGATACCCTCAAGGTCCCCAGGGAGGTAGTGGTCCAGGAGGATATCCCGGTTCAGGTTCTCCGGGAGGAAATAAGCCACAAGGTCCATCGGGTCCTTCGGGATATCCCCAAGGTCCGCAGGGAGGTAGTGGTCCAGGAGGATATCCAGGTTCAGGTGCCCCGGGAGGAAACAAGCCACAAGGCCCATCGGGTCCTTCGGGACAAGGATACCCTCAAGGTCCCCAGGGAGGTAGTGGTCCAGGAGGATATCCCGGTTCAGGTTCTCCAGGTGGAAACAAGCCACAAGGCCCATCGGGTCCTTCGGGATACCCCCAAGGTCCGCAGGGAGGTAGTGGTCCAGGAGGATATCCAGGTTCAGGTGCCCCAGGAGGAAACAAGCCACAAGGACCATCGGGTCCTTCGGGACAAGGATACCCTCAAGGTCCCCAGGGAGGTAGCGGTCCAGGAGGATATCCCGGCTCAGGTTCTCCGGGAGGAAACAAGCCACAAGGGCCATCGGGTCCTTCGGGATACCCTCAAGGACCGCAAGGGGGGAACGGACCTTCGAGTGGTTACCCTGGTTCGGGATTCCCACAATATCCCCAGGGAGGAAGCGGTCCAGGAGGTTTCCCTGGAAACAACAGACCCCAGGGACCCTCGGGCCCATCGACTCCACCCCAACAAGGACAAGAAGGCTATCCGAGCGGTAGACCGAGCGGCCCAGGATTCCCAACCGGTCCATCGACTCCCGGAGGTTTTCCAGGAGGAAAAGTTCCGCAATCCGACAACCCATTCCCATCGGACGGACCTTCGAAACCAGACCGTGAATATCTACCACCCCGAGCCGGATAA
- the LOC105691739 gene encoding collagen alpha-1(I) chain-like isoform X19, translated as MKTWSLWIALLAIARTSLAEEGYVYDRPKNPLITGQPGGTTGPGGPGAGKPQGPQGGYPGSGQGPQNPQGGPSPGGFPGQGGSPGSPGKPQNQGPSPGYPSGGQGYPSGGQGPSSGYPSGRPGGQGPSSGFPSGGQGPSGNYPSSGQGPSSGYPSGRPGGQGPSGGQGPSGGQGPSGNYPSGGQGPSGGQGPSSGYPSGRPGGQGPSGGQGPSGNYPSGGQGPSSGYPSGRPGGQGPSGGQGPSSGYPSGRPGGQGPSSGYPSGRPGGQGPSGGQGPSGNYPSGGQGPSGGQGPSSGYPSGRPGGQGPSGGQGPSGNYPSGGQGPSTGYPGGQGPSGGKGPQGPGGYPSGGQGPSGGFPSGGQGPSGGFPSGGQGPSGGKGPQGPGGYPSGGQGPSGGFPSGGQGPSGGFPSGGQGPSGGFPSGGQGPSGNSNQGGFPGSPGNFPAGQPVQYDDGNYDDGDYSAIPGEPGRDYPIYSEIPETGFRCDSQQWPGYYADVEAQCQVFHICSNNQTYDFLCPNGTIFHQEYFVCVWWNQFDCASASSLFYLNENLYDYSIIGSPAPQGPPGGYQQGGNQQGQTGSSYPSNQGPQGGNGPSGPGGYPGSGNQNNNGPLGPSGPSGPQGQGYPQGPQGGSSPGGYPGGNFPGNNRPQGPSGPSGPSGQGYPQGPQGGSGPGGYPGSGSPGGNKPQGPSGPSGYPQGPQGGSGPGGYPGSGAPGGNKPQGPSGPSGQGYPQGPQGGSGPGGYPGSGSPGGNKPQGPSGPSGYPQGPQGGSGPGGYPGSGAPGGNKPQGPSGPSGQGYPQGPQGGSGPGGYPGSGSPGGNKPQGPSGPSGYPQGPQGGNGPSSGYPGSGFPQYPQGGSGPGGFPGNNRPQGPSGPSTPPQQGQEGYPSGRPSGPGFPTGPSTPGGFPGGKVPQSDNPFPSDGPSKPDREYLPPRAG; from the exons ATGAAGACGTGGTCGCTGTGGATAG CCTTACTGGCTATCGCCCGCACATCTTTG GCAGAAGAAGGTTACGTTTACGACCGACCGAAGAATCCTTTGATAACTGGACAGCCCGGAGGCACTACGGGACCAGGAGGTCCTGGCGCAGGAAAGCCGCAAGGTCCTCAGGGTGGATATCCCGGATCTGGACAAGGACCTCAGAATCCTCAGGGGGGACCGTCTCCGGGTGGATTCCCTGGGCAAGGAGGATCTCCGGGTTCTCCGGGAAAACCACAGAATCAAGGACCGAGTCCCGGATATCCCTCTGGTGGACAAGGATATCCGAGTGGTGGACAAGGACCGTCTTCTGGATATCCGAGCGGTCGTCCTGGCGGACAGGGACCATCGTCTGGATTTCCGAGTGGCGGACAAGGACCTAGTGGAAATTATCCCAGTAGTGGACAAGGACCATCTTCTGGATATCCGAGTGGTCGTCCTGGCGGACAAGGACCAAGTGGTGGACAAGGTCCCAGTGGTGGACAAGGTCCCAGTGGAAATTATCCAAGTGGAGGACAGGGACCGAGTGGCGGACAAGGACCATCTTCAGGATATCCGAGTGGTCGTCCTGGCGGACAAGGACCAAGTGGTGGACAAGGTCCCAGTGGAAATTATCCAAGTGGAGGACAGGGACCATCTTCTGGATATCCGAGCGGCCGTCCTGGCGGACAAGGACCCAGTGGTGGACAAGGACCATCTTCTGGATACCCGAGCGGTCGTCCTGGCGGACAAG GACCATCTTCTGGATATCCGAGCGGTCGTCCTGGCGGACAAGGACCAAGTGGTGGACAAGGTCCCAGTGGAAATTATCCAAGTGGAGGACAGGGACCGAGTGGCGGACAAGGACCATCTTCTGGATATCCGAGCGGTCGTCCTGGCGGACAAGGACCAAGTGGTGGACAAGGTCCCAGTGGAAATTATCCAAGTGGAGGACAGGGACCATCGACTGGATATCCTGGAGGACAAGGACCGAGTGGTGGAAAGGGTCCTCAAGGACCAGGAGGCTATCCTAGCGGCGGACAAGGGCCAAGTGGAGGTTTCCCCAGTGGTGGACAAGGACCCAGCGGTGGATTCCCTAGTGGTGGACAAGGACCGAGTGGTGGAAAGGGTCCTCAAGGACCAGGAGGCTATCCTAGCGGCGGACAAGGGCCAAGTGGAGGTTTCCCCAGTGGTGGACAAGGACCCAGCGGCGGATTCCCCAGTGGTGGACAAGGACCCAGCGGCGGATTCCCTAGTGGTGGACAAGGACCGAGTGGAAATTCAAATCAGGGCGGTTTTCCAGGATCTCCGGGAAATTTCCCCGCTGGTCAACCGGTACAGTATGATGACGGCAATTACGACGACGGCGATTATTCCGCGATACCTGGTGAGCCTGGCCGTGATTATCCTATCTATTCTGAAATCCCTGAGACCGGATTTAGGTGCGACTCTCAACAGTGGCCAGGATACTATGCTGACGTTGAAGCGCAATGTCAAGTTTTCCACATTTGTTCTAATAATCAAACATACGATTTTCTGTGTCCAAACGGGACGATATTCCACCAAGAATACTTCGTCTGTGTCTGGTGGAATCAATTCGACTGTGCTTCCGCGTCTAGTTTGTTCTATCTAAACGAGAATCTCTACGATTACTCGATCATCGGATCTCCCGCGCCACAAGGACCCCCGGGTGGCTATCAACAAGGTGGAAATCAGCAAGGACAAACAGGATCTTCTTATCCATCGAATCAAGGACCTCAAGGTGGCAACGGGCCCAGTGGTCCAGGCGGGTATCCCGGTTCAGGAAACCAGAATAACAACGGACCTCTAGGCCCATCAGGTCCATCGGGTCCTCAAGGACAAGGTTATCCTCAGGGTCCTCAAGGAGGTAGTAGCCCGGGTGGATACCCTGGTGGAAATTTCCCTGGCAACAACAGACCTCAAGGGCCATCAGGACCATCGGGTCCTTCGGGACAAGGATACCCTCAAGGTCCCCAGGGAGGTAGTGGTCCAGGAGGATATCCCGGTTCAGGTTCTCCGGGAGGAAATAAGCCACAAGGTCCATCGGGTCCTTCGGGATATCCCCAAGGTCCGCAGGGAGGTAGTGGTCCAGGAGGATATCCAGGTTCAGGTGCCCCGGGAGGAAACAAGCCACAAGGCCCATCGGGTCCTTCGGGACAAGGATACCCTCAAGGTCCCCAGGGAGGTAGTGGTCCAGGAGGATATCCCGGTTCAGGTTCTCCAGGTGGAAACAAGCCACAAGGCCCATCGGGTCCTTCGGGATACCCCCAAGGTCCGCAGGGAGGTAGTGGTCCAGGAGGATATCCAGGTTCAGGTGCCCCAGGAGGAAACAAGCCACAAGGACCATCGGGTCCTTCGGGACAAGGATACCCTCAAGGTCCCCAGGGAGGTAGCGGTCCAGGAGGATATCCCGGCTCAGGTTCTCCGGGAGGAAACAAGCCACAAGGGCCATCGGGTCCTTCGGGATACCCTCAAGGACCGCAAGGGGGGAACGGACCTTCGAGTGGTTACCCTGGTTCGGGATTCCCACAATATCCCCAGGGAGGAAGCGGTCCAGGAGGTTTCCCTGGAAACAACAGACCCCAGGGACCCTCGGGCCCATCGACTCCACCCCAACAAGGACAAGAAGGCTATCCGAGCGGTAGACCGAGCGGCCCAGGATTCCCAACCGGTCCATCGACTCCCGGAGGTTTTCCAGGAGGAAAAGTTCCGCAATCCGACAACCCATTCCCATCGGACGGACCTTCGAAACCAGACCGTGAATATCTACCACCCCGAGCCGGATAA
- the LOC105691739 gene encoding collagen alpha-1(I) chain-like isoform X18, with the protein MKTWSLWIALLAIARTSLAEEGYVYDRPKNPLITGQPGGTTGPGGPGAGKPQGPQGGYPGSGQGPQNPQGGPSPGGFPGQGGSPGSPGKPQNQGPSPGYPSGGQGYPSGGQGPSSGYPSGRPGGQGPSSGFPSGGQGPSGNYPSSGQGPSSGYPSGRPGGQGPSGGQGPSGGQGPSGNYPSGGQGPSGGQGPSSGYPSGRPGGQGPSGGQGPSGNYPSGGQGPSTGYPGGQGPSGGQGPSSGYPSGRPGGQGPSGGQGPSSGYPSGRPGGQGPSGGQGPSGNYPSGGQGPSGGQGPSSGYPSGRPGGQGPSGGQGPSGNYPSGGQGPSTGYPGGQGPSGGKGPQGPGGYPSGGQGPSGGFPSGGQGPSGGFPSGGQGPSGGKGPQGPGGYPSGGQGPSGGFPSGGQGPSGGFPSGGQGPSGGFPSGGQGPSGNSNQGGFPGSPGNFPAGQPVQYDDGNYDDGDYSAIPGEPGRDYPIYSEIPETGFRCDSQQWPGYYADVEAQCQVFHICSNNQTYDFLCPNGTIFHQEYFVCVWWNQFDCASASSLFYLNENLYDYSIIGSPAPQGPPGGYQQGGNQQGQTGSSYPSNQGPQGGNGPSGPGGYPGSGNQNNNGPLGPSGPSGPQGQGYPQGPQGGSSPGGYPGGNFPGNNRPQGPSGPSGPSGQGYPQGPQGGSGPGGYPGSGSPGGNKPQGPSGPSGYPQGPQGGSGPGGYPGSGAPGGNKPQGPSGPSGQGYPQGPQGGSGPGGYPGSGSPGGNKPQGPSGPSGYPQGPQGGSGPGGYPGSGAPGGNKPQGPSGPSGQGYPQGPQGGSGPGGYPGSGSPGGNKPQGPSGPSGYPQGPQGGNGPSSGYPGSGFPQYPQGGSGPGGFPGNNRPQGPSGPSTPPQQGQEGYPSGRPSGPGFPTGPSTPGGFPGGKVPQSDNPFPSDGPSKPDREYLPPRAG; encoded by the exons ATGAAGACGTGGTCGCTGTGGATAG CCTTACTGGCTATCGCCCGCACATCTTTG GCAGAAGAAGGTTACGTTTACGACCGACCGAAGAATCCTTTGATAACTGGACAGCCCGGAGGCACTACGGGACCAGGAGGTCCTGGCGCAGGAAAGCCGCAAGGTCCTCAGGGTGGATATCCCGGATCTGGACAAGGACCTCAGAATCCTCAGGGGGGACCGTCTCCGGGTGGATTCCCTGGGCAAGGAGGATCTCCGGGTTCTCCGGGAAAACCACAGAATCAAGGACCGAGTCCCGGATATCCCTCTGGTGGACAAGGATATCCGAGTGGTGGACAAGGACCGTCTTCTGGATATCCGAGCGGTCGTCCTGGCGGACAGGGACCATCGTCTGGATTTCCGAGTGGCGGACAAGGACCTAGTGGAAATTATCCCAGTAGTGGACAAGGACCATCTTCTGGATATCCGAGTGGTCGTCCTGGCGGACAAGGACCAAGTGGTGGACAAGGTCCCAGTGGTGGACAAGGTCCCAGTGGAAATTATCCAAGTGGAGGACAGGGACCGAGTGGCGGACAAGGACCATCTTCAGGATATCCGAGTGGTCGTCCTGGCGGACAAGGACCAAGTGGTGGACAAG GTCCCAGTGGAAATTATCCAAGTGGAGGACAGGGACCATCGACTGGATATCCTGGAGGACAAGGACCGAGTGGCGGACAAGGACCATCTTCTGGATATCCGAGCGGTCGTCCTGGCGGACAAGGACCAAGTGGTGGACAAG GACCATCTTCTGGATATCCGAGCGGTCGTCCTGGCGGACAAGGACCAAGTGGTGGACAAGGTCCCAGTGGAAATTATCCAAGTGGAGGACAGGGACCGAGTGGCGGACAAGGACCATCTTCTGGATATCCGAGCGGTCGTCCTGGCGGACAAGGACCAAGTGGTGGACAAGGTCCCAGTGGAAATTATCCAAGTGGAGGACAGGGACCATCGACTGGATATCCTGGAGGACAAGGACCGAGTGGTGGAAAGGGTCCTCAAGGACCAGGAGGCTATCCTAGCGGCGGACAAGGGCCAAGTGGAGGTTTCCCCAGTGGTGGACAAGGACCCAGCGGTGGATTCCCTAGTGGTGGACAAGGACCGAGTGGTGGAAAGGGTCCTCAAGGACCAGGAGGCTATCCTAGCGGCGGACAAGGGCCAAGTGGAGGTTTCCCCAGTGGTGGACAAGGACCCAGCGGCGGATTCCCCAGTGGTGGACAAGGACCCAGCGGCGGATTCCCTAGTGGTGGACAAGGACCGAGTGGAAATTCAAATCAGGGCGGTTTTCCAGGATCTCCGGGAAATTTCCCCGCTGGTCAACCGGTACAGTATGATGACGGCAATTACGACGACGGCGATTATTCCGCGATACCTGGTGAGCCTGGCCGTGATTATCCTATCTATTCTGAAATCCCTGAGACCGGATTTAGGTGCGACTCTCAACAGTGGCCAGGATACTATGCTGACGTTGAAGCGCAATGTCAAGTTTTCCACATTTGTTCTAATAATCAAACATACGATTTTCTGTGTCCAAACGGGACGATATTCCACCAAGAATACTTCGTCTGTGTCTGGTGGAATCAATTCGACTGTGCTTCCGCGTCTAGTTTGTTCTATCTAAACGAGAATCTCTACGATTACTCGATCATCGGATCTCCCGCGCCACAAGGACCCCCGGGTGGCTATCAACAAGGTGGAAATCAGCAAGGACAAACAGGATCTTCTTATCCATCGAATCAAGGACCTCAAGGTGGCAACGGGCCCAGTGGTCCAGGCGGGTATCCCGGTTCAGGAAACCAGAATAACAACGGACCTCTAGGCCCATCAGGTCCATCGGGTCCTCAAGGACAAGGTTATCCTCAGGGTCCTCAAGGAGGTAGTAGCCCGGGTGGATACCCTGGTGGAAATTTCCCTGGCAACAACAGACCTCAAGGGCCATCAGGACCATCGGGTCCTTCGGGACAAGGATACCCTCAAGGTCCCCAGGGAGGTAGTGGTCCAGGAGGATATCCCGGTTCAGGTTCTCCGGGAGGAAATAAGCCACAAGGTCCATCGGGTCCTTCGGGATATCCCCAAGGTCCGCAGGGAGGTAGTGGTCCAGGAGGATATCCAGGTTCAGGTGCCCCGGGAGGAAACAAGCCACAAGGCCCATCGGGTCCTTCGGGACAAGGATACCCTCAAGGTCCCCAGGGAGGTAGTGGTCCAGGAGGATATCCCGGTTCAGGTTCTCCAGGTGGAAACAAGCCACAAGGCCCATCGGGTCCTTCGGGATACCCCCAAGGTCCGCAGGGAGGTAGTGGTCCAGGAGGATATCCAGGTTCAGGTGCCCCAGGAGGAAACAAGCCACAAGGACCATCGGGTCCTTCGGGACAAGGATACCCTCAAGGTCCCCAGGGAGGTAGCGGTCCAGGAGGATATCCCGGCTCAGGTTCTCCGGGAGGAAACAAGCCACAAGGGCCATCGGGTCCTTCGGGATACCCTCAAGGACCGCAAGGGGGGAACGGACCTTCGAGTGGTTACCCTGGTTCGGGATTCCCACAATATCCCCAGGGAGGAAGCGGTCCAGGAGGTTTCCCTGGAAACAACAGACCCCAGGGACCCTCGGGCCCATCGACTCCACCCCAACAAGGACAAGAAGGCTATCCGAGCGGTAGACCGAGCGGCCCAGGATTCCCAACCGGTCCATCGACTCCCGGAGGTTTTCCAGGAGGAAAAGTTCCGCAATCCGACAACCCATTCCCATCGGACGGACCTTCGAAACCAGACCGTGAATATCTACCACCCCGAGCCGGATAA